Below is a genomic region from Marinobacter alexandrii.
GAGATATGTTCTCATATTACCATTGGCAATATGTCTGCAAATGAGTGGAGGCAATACGTTGGTGATGAGATTGATTATGTTGAAACTTGTTCAGGAGTGCCAAGAAGAGAGAACGAACTCTAATTAGTTTATGAAGAAATATCTAATCGCTTTATCTGCACTTTTTATTGCATCCTATGGCTATTCTCAGTCAGCATCTTCGTGTTCAAGATCATTGAATTTGGCTGAACAAGCATTTGAGCAAGGAAGACTTTCTGATATTATTAATGATGCTGAGAATACGAGTACGTTTAAGACATGCTTAGATGATGGAATCTTCACTATTGAAGAGAAAATACGTGCTTACAAGCTGCTAACTAAAGCATACTTGTTTCAAGATAATGAAGCTAAGGCAGAAGAGATGTTTGTTGAACTCTTGAAGGTAGATAAGGAACATCAGTTTTCTCCAGAAGATCCTGCTGAACTTTACCTCTTAAAGGATAAGTTTAAAACAGAACCAATTATAAGAATAGCAGTTCGCGGGGGGGTAAACAAATCACTTCCTGCTGTGATTCAAGACTTTAACACATTTCAATCCGGAAATAAAAGATACAATGAAAAAGGGAATGATACTGGGTTAGGGATTGGCTTTTGGGGAGAGGTATTAGCAGAGCGACATATAAGTAAAGGGATTGAAGTAGCAGGGGGATTGCAATATCGCATAACAAGCTATGAAATTGAGGGAGAATTAATAGAAGGTGATCTTAATTATGTTGCAAAGAACACAAGTAACATGCTCCGTATCCCAATTTTGGCAAGGTATAGTTTAAATTATGACAAGAAAGATAGTGATGGTAACCGTGTCGGTTTCTTACCCTATGTTTTTATTGGAGGATCATACGATCTTGTTTTAAAAGCTAAATATGTAGATACAAGAAGAACTGGAGGAACCGCGTATACATTGCCTGATGGTAGTGAGGATTTAAAGTCTGCTGACCAAGTCGCAGGAACCAATATTTCTATAATGGCTGGAATAGGAATTCGCTCCAGAGTAGGAAGGGCAAAAGTTGATTTCTTTTCCCTTGAATTGAGATACGATAATGCTCTTTTGAATTATATCAATCCAGATAATCGATGGGTAAATGAAGATGTGAACTTTGGAATTGGACATGTGGAAGATGACTTGACACTCAATACCATTTCAATATCTTTTGGATATACCCGATCACTTTACATTCCAAGAAAACGTAAGCAGTACCGCTAGTATATGAGATTCTTATTATACATATTGATCATTACCATGATGATGGTTTCCTGTCAGATTAAAGATGATAACGCACCATCGCCCGATGAAGCATTCATCAAGTATTATGGCGAATTAACAAGTTATGAAGCAAGTGATATTGAGATTGTTTATAATGCCACTGGGGAAGTACCTGAAAGTCTTATTGTTTTCGGTACAGTAACTACAGAAAGAGGAGATGACGACTATTTCATTCTGCAAACAGACCTAGTGGGAAACGTCTTAGCGTCCACGTCATTTGGATTGTCAGATACGCTTGACCTTGATGATGATGGACTTGCAGATGATTGGACTGGTGATGGTGTTGCAGATCGTTTTAGAGCAGATGAGATCGCAGGTCAAATTCAACATATTCCTGGCTTAGGGTATGCTATTATCGGTTCTTCAGCGATCAATATTAGTGCATTAGGTGTTTCCGATTGGAAATGGTTGTCTTATGGATTTGTTGATGAAGCCTTGCAGCCCATTACAACCCTGGGAGATACCCTTTTATTTGATTTAGCTCAGAATAATGCTGGGGAATTGTTAGATATAGTTGGTAATGATATTATTACGCTTCCAGTAGGAGAGGGTGTCTTATTGGTTGGAGGAGAGGAATTTGGTGCTGGAGGATCCATTCATTTTGATAATTTCTACACTAAAATTTCCTTAAGTGATGGAGTCGTTTTTAATCAAATACAAGGAATTTCAGGTGCGGGAGAAGATGATTTATTAGTGAGAGCATTTGAGAAATCGAACGGAAATCTTGTAATGATAGGGAATAGTAATACCCCTAGTTTGTTGGGGGAAAATGGAGGTAATAATGGAACAAATGTGTTCTACTTAGAAACAGACCCAAATGGCACCCCAGTAAACTCCGCGGCATATGGACTAGCAGATCCAGCTAACAGTATTGTATTTAATGAGGAAGTAAATGACGTCATTAAAACCACAAGCGGTTTCTCAATTGTAGGCACATCTAGTACTTCACAGAATCAGCAATTTGCTTTTATAATGAACTTGAGTAATGGAGGTACATATTTAAATAGTAACAGCCACGATAGTTCTGCATTTACAGTAGATATAGAGAGTGCTCCACTTGAGACCATTGGAGAAGGAGTTACTCAAGCGATTGATAATGATTTGATACTATTAGGTCAATACCTCTCCTTTGTAGATAATAATTTATCTAGAGGAAACGAAGGTTTGTTCACTAAATTTGATCAAGCTTCAAACCCTGTTGAAGGTGAAGAATCGTTTTTTGGATTATCCGATGGAGACGACACGATTATAGATGCAGTCACATTGCCAGATGGAAAGATAGTAGCTGTGGCAAATGTTGACTTTGGAGGAGGAGTAAAACTTATCTCCATTATTAAATTGAATGCTGATGGTTCTTTGGATTAATCCTTGAATAGTACAATTTTAACTACATATACTCTTATCTTGAAATATAAAGCCTATATCGAAAAAATTGTCAGCTGTTTTGTTTTGAAATAACCATTTAAGAACTTCACTGAGTATAAACTCGCTAGCATCATGTCACATAGAGATTTCATTTCACCGACAGCTTCTTTACAAAAAAACCATTTCATGAAAAAAATTCTTTTTCTCTTGTGCTTTGCAGTAGCTGGAATGGCCTCAGCCACGGTCCCAGTTTTTCAATCAGCCACAGCTACATCTACTACGACAATTGATATCGTTTATGATATTAATATTGATTTTGGAACTACTGAGGCAGCATTTATTGCAGGACTTAATGCTGGAGGTGGGTTAGATAAAACAGGTGCCAGTGCCTCTATAACTGGGACAACAATAACTCTCACGCTTGTTGTACCTTTATCAGCGGACTATACAGCATCTGATCTTGCAATTTTAGTTGGTACAGTAAAAGATGATTCTAGTGCTGACCTAAATGCAGGTGTTTCTGGACAAAACATCGATGATGGCATTTCGCCAGAGTTGGTTAGTGCGGTGTTGACCTCATCTACGACGATAGATTTTACCTTCAGTGAGGATATTAATTATGTAACCTCAGATGCTAGTTTTTTAACGAGTGTATCAGCTGCAGGCTTGGATTTGACGGGTGCAAGTGTCACAGATCCGGCAGGCGCTAGTTCGGTGATTACATTGACTTTAGATGGAGCCCAAGCAGTAGGAACAGACTACACAGCTTCAACCTTAGTGATAGGATTAGGCGAAGTAGAAGATCAATCTCTGGCAGACAATGGGAATGCAGCGATCAGTGGAGGAAGCATTACAGATGGAGCAGACCCTGAATTTGTCAGTGCCGTAGCGACGACACCCACTACGATCGACATTACGTTTAGCGAGGATATCAATTATGTGACTTCAGATGCTAGCTTCTTAGCTAGTGTATCAGCCACAGGTTTAGATTTGACAGGAGCGAGTGCGAGTGATCCATTGGGAACTAATTCAGTAATTACGGTTACGTTAGCAGGACCGCAGGCGGTAGCTTCGGATTATTCAGCACCTGATCTCGTGATCGGAGCAGGCGAAGTAGAAGATGTCTCTGCAGGAACATTTCCTAATGCTGTAGTAGGTGGAACTATAGATGATGGAATTTCTCCTGAGTTGCTGAGTGCGGTGTTGACATCCTCAA
It encodes:
- a CDS encoding outer membrane beta-barrel protein; the protein is MKKYLIALSALFIASYGYSQSASSCSRSLNLAEQAFEQGRLSDIINDAENTSTFKTCLDDGIFTIEEKIRAYKLLTKAYLFQDNEAKAEEMFVELLKVDKEHQFSPEDPAELYLLKDKFKTEPIIRIAVRGGVNKSLPAVIQDFNTFQSGNKRYNEKGNDTGLGIGFWGEVLAERHISKGIEVAGGLQYRITSYEIEGELIEGDLNYVAKNTSNMLRIPILARYSLNYDKKDSDGNRVGFLPYVFIGGSYDLVLKAKYVDTRRTGGTAYTLPDGSEDLKSADQVAGTNISIMAGIGIRSRVGRAKVDFFSLELRYDNALLNYINPDNRWVNEDVNFGIGHVEDDLTLNTISISFGYTRSLYIPRKRKQYR